ttaaataattccaaATACACAAACCAGTACTATGAATAAAACTGTGCAATTAACACATACAAACTTTCCCTCGGTTCTCTTGTTAACATTGCACCTCTTTTGCTTCATCACCTTTTTGTCTACTCTCTCTGTTCAGCTGCACATCTTATGATATTTTCCTCCTTATTTTAATTATGTGTGTCCTAAGAACATGAATATTCTTCCATACAATCACAGTACAGTTTTCAACTTCAGAAAAAGTGTAACGTAGATTCACCACAATAGCAAAAACCATTTCTGTATACAAGGAGTATAAGAATGGGGAGTTTTCCAGCACAGGGAAATAATTCCTCTAAAATGGATGAATATGAGATGACACATCATGGTATTAGAGTCTGAGGAATAACATTGGCATAAGACCATAAATTTCTGATGTGTGGAGTGAAGAAAAACCAATACTATGAAAAGTTTTACTTCACAGTTTTCTGAAAGACGGACACCTCATTCAACATCTTCTTTAGAGCCCCCGTGACATCCTTATTCCTCAGACTATAGATTAAAGGGTTTAGCACAGGAGTGAGTATGGTGTAAAAGGCAGATACGACCATGTCCTTCTCAGGGCTGTGGTAGGAGCTGGGGAGCATGTAGGTATAAACGGCAGCCCCGTAGAAGAGGATGACCACAGCCATGTGGGAGGAGCATGTGGCAAAGGCCTTCTTCCGGCCCTCGGCTGAGCTCATCctgtggatggtgaggaggaTGAAAGAATAGGAGCTTGAGATGACTGTCACAGGGATGAGGAGcatgaggacacagcacaggTACATGAGTGTCTCATAGAGGGAAGTGTCTGAGCAGGAAAGCTTCATGACAGCAGGGacctcacagaagaaatgatGGATCTCCCTGGATCTGCAGAAAGGAAAGGTCATGGTGATGGGTGTGAGCATAAAGCCGTCCACCGATCCCAGGATCCAGCAGCCGGACACCAAGAGGAGACACACACGATGGCTCATGAGAACAGAGTAACGGAGCGGAtggcagatggccacatagcggtcataggccatggcaGCCAGAAGAAAGAATTCTGAACCTACTAGAGTCAAGTAGAGAAACATCTGCATCCCACATTCAGGGGCTGAGATCTTATTCACAACCAAGACTTGGTCCATGAGCATCTTGGGCACGGTGACGGAAATGTACATCACATCCATGAGAGACAACTGGCTGATGAaaaagtacatgggggtgtggaggtgggcATCAGAGTGTATCAGAAAGATCAGGAAGCTATTTCCAGACAGGGCCATCAGGAAAATCACAACAACGACCACACAAAGGAGAGCTGGGTGCTTGGATTGACTGAAGAGCCCCACGAGGATGAAGTCCAGCTGTCCAGTGTGGTTGGCCATGGGGTTTCACCTAGAGCACCAAGGAGAGCTTTGTGATTAATAGATCAATCATGGGATATGACCACCTGAACTGAATGTCTGGTAAGCTTGTGggatgtgtctctgtgtgtgtgtgcatgtgcgtgtgcacgtgtgtgtgtgcgtgtgggtgtgtctgtgtgtgtgtgtatgcatgcacagCAAGCCAATTGTAATAACAGAAGACTGTGCCATAGGACTGTAACTTTGGGGAttataaaatacttgaaattcAACAAATTTACTGAAAGACAAGGAATTCACACCTATGGGTCAAAAGAATTGGTTACTGATAATAAGTTTGCCAAAGTTCAAGGTTGTGAGTTTTCCTGATAATCAACAGTGTCATTTATCAACATGTGAAGAAATTTACGGAATCACTGCCCTATGCAAACACAAAAagtaaattattgaaaaaaataaatcaaccccCTGTTTCtacagtttttgttgttgttgttgttgctgttgttataaAAATCAGAATTGAATAAACCTCTCTGGTTTCAGGACccaact
This window of the Camelus dromedarius isolate mCamDro1 chromosome 3, mCamDro1.pat, whole genome shotgun sequence genome carries:
- the LOC105093540 gene encoding olfactory receptor 2T29; this translates as MANHTGQLDFILVGLFSQSKHPALLCVVVVVIFLMALSGNSFLIFLIHSDAHLHTPMYFFISQLSLMDVMYISVTVPKMLMDQVLVVNKISAPECGMQMFLYLTLVGSEFFLLAAMAYDRYVAICHPLRYSVLMSHRVCLLLVSGCWILGSVDGFMLTPITMTFPFCRSREIHHFFCEVPAVMKLSCSDTSLYETLMYLCCVLMLLIPVTVISSSYSFILLTIHRMSSAEGRKKAFATCSSHMAVVILFYGAAVYTYMLPSSYHSPEKDMVVSAFYTILTPVLNPLIYSLRNKDVTGALKKMLNEVSVFQKTVK